From the Glandiceps talaboti chromosome 10, keGlaTala1.1, whole genome shotgun sequence genome, one window contains:
- the LOC144441169 gene encoding serum paraoxonase/arylesterase 1-like isoform X1, with the protein MVGPKLVLLVVFAVLGNHLFNHMYLFGYFKTIYNHQPGPCRVIPGIVHGSEDITVMRDGLAFISSTDPTIPPPLHMGRIFIFDFNHPEENVTEVPLLGDFDRDNFRPYGISLYEDPASGEIRLFIVNPVPNDNRVEIFRFHKQKRELNHLKSVTGENVYSVNDVVAFGPESFYYTIEMFFKEVSLAKKIELYSGLPLGKIGLYDGDSTILGSGYHFPNGINLSPDGKYVYVTTSIPGELIIFKRKKDNSIEEVQRIKLHTGLDNIEVDKDTGELWIGCHPVLHLFFQHEYNDLSTLAGSQVLRLRFNFESAPYDVVDVTEVFMNDGTLMKGSSVASYYDNRMLIGTVVDKLVYCEIRTF; encoded by the exons ATGGTTGGTCCGAAACTGGTTCTCCTTGTGGTTTTTGCAGTACTTGGAAATCACTTATTTAATCACAT GTATTTATTTGGTTACTTCAAGACTATTTATAACCACCAACCAGGTCCATGTAGAGTAATACCAGGAATAG TTCATGGATCCGAAGACATCACTGTAATGCGTGATGGCCTAGCATTCATATCCTCG ACTGATCCCACAATACCACCACCTCTCCACATGGGAAGaatttttatatttgattttaacCATCCTGAGGAGAATGTTACAGAGGTACCTTTACTTGGAGACTTCGACAGAGATAACTTCCGTCCATACGGCATAAGTCTATATGAAGATCCTGCATCAG GAGAAATACGATTATTCATTGTTAACCCAGTGCCGAATGACAATAGGGTTGAGATTTTTCGTTTCCATAAACAGAAGAGAGAACTTAATCACCTAAAGTCGGTTACAGGGGAAAACGTCTACAG tGTAAATGACGTGGTTGCGTTCGGCCCTGAAAGTTTTTATTACACGATTGAAATGTTCTTTAAGGAAGTGTCGCTAGCGAAAAAGATAGAGTTGTATAGTGGCTTACCACTGGGTAAGATTGGACTGTACGACGGTGACAGTACAATATTAGGTTCTGGATATCATTTTCCCAATGGCATAAATCTATCACCAGACGGAAA ATATGTGTATGTGACTACGTCCATTCCTGGTGAATTAATCATTTTTAAACGGAAGAAAGACAATTCCATCGAGGAAGTACAG AGAATCAAGTTACACACTGGTTTGGATAACAttgaagtagataaagacaCGGGTGAACTTTGGATAGGATGCCACCCAGTTCTTCATCTGTTTTTCCAACATGAGTACAATGACTTGTCAACCCTTGCAGGTTCCCAG GTGCTGAGATTGCGTTTCAATTTTGAGAGCGCCCCCTACGATGTAGTCGATGTGACAGAAGTCTTCATGAATGACGGGACTCTGATGAAAGGATCCAGTGTTGCcagttactatgacaacagaaTGTTGATTGGAACTGTAGTTGATAAATTGGTGTATTGTGAAATTAGAACCTTTTAA
- the LOC144441169 gene encoding serum paraoxonase/arylesterase 1-like isoform X2, protein MRDGLAFISSTDPTIPPPLHMGRIFIFDFNHPEENVTEVPLLGDFDRDNFRPYGISLYEDPASGEIRLFIVNPVPNDNRVEIFRFHKQKRELNHLKSVTGENVYSVNDVVAFGPESFYYTIEMFFKEVSLAKKIELYSGLPLGKIGLYDGDSTILGSGYHFPNGINLSPDGKYVYVTTSIPGELIIFKRKKDNSIEEVQRIKLHTGLDNIEVDKDTGELWIGCHPVLHLFFQHEYNDLSTLAGSQVLRLRFNFESAPYDVVDVTEVFMNDGTLMKGSSVASYYDNRMLIGTVVDKLVYCEIRTF, encoded by the exons ATGCGTGATGGCCTAGCATTCATATCCTCG ACTGATCCCACAATACCACCACCTCTCCACATGGGAAGaatttttatatttgattttaacCATCCTGAGGAGAATGTTACAGAGGTACCTTTACTTGGAGACTTCGACAGAGATAACTTCCGTCCATACGGCATAAGTCTATATGAAGATCCTGCATCAG GAGAAATACGATTATTCATTGTTAACCCAGTGCCGAATGACAATAGGGTTGAGATTTTTCGTTTCCATAAACAGAAGAGAGAACTTAATCACCTAAAGTCGGTTACAGGGGAAAACGTCTACAG tGTAAATGACGTGGTTGCGTTCGGCCCTGAAAGTTTTTATTACACGATTGAAATGTTCTTTAAGGAAGTGTCGCTAGCGAAAAAGATAGAGTTGTATAGTGGCTTACCACTGGGTAAGATTGGACTGTACGACGGTGACAGTACAATATTAGGTTCTGGATATCATTTTCCCAATGGCATAAATCTATCACCAGACGGAAA ATATGTGTATGTGACTACGTCCATTCCTGGTGAATTAATCATTTTTAAACGGAAGAAAGACAATTCCATCGAGGAAGTACAG AGAATCAAGTTACACACTGGTTTGGATAACAttgaagtagataaagacaCGGGTGAACTTTGGATAGGATGCCACCCAGTTCTTCATCTGTTTTTCCAACATGAGTACAATGACTTGTCAACCCTTGCAGGTTCCCAG GTGCTGAGATTGCGTTTCAATTTTGAGAGCGCCCCCTACGATGTAGTCGATGTGACAGAAGTCTTCATGAATGACGGGACTCTGATGAAAGGATCCAGTGTTGCcagttactatgacaacagaaTGTTGATTGGAACTGTAGTTGATAAATTGGTGTATTGTGAAATTAGAACCTTTTAA
- the LOC144441513 gene encoding 5-hydroxyisourate hydrolase-like, with amino-acid sequence MLTVMLCVIIGFAIAFSVQPGDQTQQPSTEPSNMPGQENPLTTHVLDTAIGRPAANLEINLQYQASDGQWQEVSTGCTKTDADGRCPGLLTQEHFKPGIYKISFETGAYHKAQGVQGFYPYVAVVFEIHDPSQHYHVPLLLSPFGYTTYRGS; translated from the exons ATGCTGACTGTTATGCTATGCGTTATAATTGGATTTGCTATAGCATTTTCAGTACAG CCTGGAGATCAGACCCAACAGCCAAGTACAGAGCCTTCTAATATGCCAGGTCAGGAAAATCCCCTCACAACCCATGTCCTGGATACAGCAATTGGACGACCAGCGGCCAATCTCGAAATCAACTTACAGTACCAAGCAAGTGATGGGCAGTGGCAAGAAGTATCAACAGGATGCAC GAAAACTGATGCTGATGGAAGATGTCCTGGCTTGCTGACACAGGAACACTTCAAACCAGgaatatataaaatatcatttgaaaCTGGAGCCTATCACAAAGCACAAGGTGTGCAGGGATTCTATCCCTATGTAGCG GTTGTTTTTGAGATTCATGATCCAAGTCAGCATTACCATGTTCCATTGTTGCTGAGTCCATTTGGATATACTACATACAGGGGTAGCTAA